Genomic window (Theileria annulata chromosome 4, complete sequence, *** SEQUENCING IN PROGRESS ***):
CCGAATCCCCTTTTATAACTAGTCCTATCGAAGGCCTTTTGTTTCCCTTAGAAAAATGACAAATTTCTTCAGAAAAAAACGAATTAAGCTCATTTATAGTTTTTTCGGTAAGAACCAAAGATTCCAATCCAGTTCTGCAAATTATTTGACCGTTGACCTTCTTCAAGGGACACAAGTTATGGGTGTTAGAAAACTTTGTTAGCTCTGGATAAATCCCAAGTGTACTTGAAAAATCAGTAATTTGTCTCAAACATGTTGCTTTTTCCAGATACTTTTGGTAATTTTCCCCAAAGTTAGTACATTTGTCCTTCAAACTTTCACAATAGGCCATACGATTTAGAACCTTAAGTTCATCCAACGTGTATCCTCTGATTATCTTTATCATCTCTCTGAACATTTATGTTAGTCATAATAAATACCTTGAAAATTGATCATTAGAAACCTCTTTTGGGTCACCTTTAGAATACTTCTTAACTGATTCTTGCAAGTAAAGTAATTTAGAATTCTCGTCGAAGAGACCATCTGATATTGTGGCGAGATTACTAAAGCGATTTGCAAGAATTTCCATTGGCGAGTAAGAATAACTCTGTAAAAACGATTCATCAGTAACATGGTAATCAGAACAGAAGTCTGATGAATTGAATTTACCAAAACTAGGACCACAAGGTTTTAGGAAAGcaaatgataataatgGAAGGTCCAGTGTATCCCATATTTCAGAATACTCCGAAAGTAGATCCAGTGCTAGAGAGGCAAAATTTACTGTGTTTTTGTCAGTGTCCAAAGTACAGTTAAATAAGGCCTCgaaatttttaatcaaCACAAAACAGTATGTAAATATGGGTTTTAAGGACGAATTCCTATCATTCAGGAGCAAATTGaatttttctttaattttatcctTTAGTACCAAGGAATTAAAAGTTATCTTCAGGAGTTCATATTCCAAAGTTGAACATTTCCTGTTATGGATAAAGAATTTGGCCAAACTATTTTGTTCATTAGTCAATAATTTTACCAGGTTTTCACTGGAGATGGGATCTTTATGATTTTTATCCAAACAATCAATCACTTTTGAACAACTTCTACAACAGCAAGTCCCCAAATAACAACGGTTTGTATAACAAAAGTTAGGTCCAAAGGTCCCACCATAGTAAGATAGGTCAAGGGTGTAAATACAACTCAACTCATCAGAAACATATTCTTTTTTACCATTTAAAGTGTTATAGaaagtattttttagtAATCTATAAACGAATTCGTAGAAGTTAAgatctaaaaataaatgaaaagaTTCAAGTTACCTTTATTACAATATATGGTAAAACATCGATGTGGAAGTAATTTTGAGTCATTTTGGATATTATAAAAACTCAAGAACATAGAATCAcgtattattttaaaaattgagttcttcaatattttaaattcatatgaGAAACCAGTAGAAAAACTAGATGAACTAGAATCATCTATAAAACTGACCAAAGATACTGCGACCCGAATTAAATCTTCACTCAGTGATTCAGAAAGTTTATCTATATTGATTTGTAATGAAAAGAAGATAAATATGCTTACCAGtgaaatttttagttttcGATTTAGGtttcaatttatttgaaTCATTCACTGTccaataataatgaaaataattttctaagTTTGGTAGACTTTCATAGTAATGTTTATCCTGAGTTTCGTTGGAGTAATTATCAAGAATCCAGTGATCAGTTGATATGTtagaataaatatttaggCCAGAGATAGACATATTTgagttaaataatttaaatctacATTTTGAGTGATATGAAAAGGTGTTTATAAACTAATTGTATGTTTAAACattagtaaataaatatcaaaaatataacTGGATTCCATAGGGCAAACATACTTGTTAGAAATTTTtggttaaaatttttacacatttgacATTAACTTTGATAATtcatttgtatataattattttatgcatataaaatttttttatcgACCAATTTCTCTAAAACAAGTTTATGTATGCACcataaacaattaattattaaatgaaaatgaaatttaccaattttaacttgtaaaatatttataaatcgTATGAAATAATCGTTTAGgttttgtaaatataaataaagtgtgtaaaataaatgcTAAGTTATcgtaatatttattttagtatAATCATCTGTGATTTCTTGCAGTAAAAATGGCTATCAACACCTATCGTCACTTTCTATCgtatttaaaaattatttatcataaaaATGGAGAGTAACTCTAGACATTCAATTCTCTACGGAAATATAGAAATACCTACTTCACATGTTAATCTATACGCGTTGGACGAGACTGTTTTACTATATGAGCCTACACCTGATGAAATAGTAAACGGGGAAAATCGTAACATATTTAACAATGTTCCAATATCTGATCAAGAAGAGAGCATAGTGGAAGATTTTATGAAGTTTATCGCTAACGATTATGCTTTGAAAAATGGTTCAAATAAAGAAGAAGATTTAGATTGGCTTTATTCAATGGAACCGGAGCTTTTAAGGTTTCTGTATTCAAGCAAGTTTGATTTCAAGAAGACTTTGGAACATCTGCTTATGAATTACAAGTTTAGAAAATCCAATATGTTACCGGCAACCCTAATGGATATAGAAGAAGAGTTGAATCAAGGATGCTTGTATTGGTTCGGAAGGGACAAAAGGTGTCGTCCAACTCTGGTGGCCGATGTATTCAAGTTACAGCATCTTTCAATGGAGAAGTTGGTGAAAGTGGTTGTGTTTTGCTTCGAATTTTTCCTGAGGTATCATATTCATTATACTTTCGactatttattatatattatatagtttatCATGGTAACAATTCTTTAGATACCTACATGTTGGTGGTAAATGCGAGAATTACAACGTTTTGATCGATTGTGATAACAAAGGATTTGTTCAGCTCCCAGTCCAGATGATAATTCAGTTGACTGAAATAATGAACTCCAAGTATAGAGGAAGGTTAAATAGCATTTTCTTGATAAACTCACCAAATTTGATCAATATGATAATGAAGTCCTTGAAAGGGGTTTTACCTGATCgtattttaaaaaagaTTATTGTTTTAAGGGAAAATTCATCGGAGACTTTACTATCACTTTATAATCCTAACCAACTCCAGAAAAGATTTGGCGGATCATTACCTGATCTCACCAAAGATTATTATCCATTTCAGTTCTTCCCAGATCCAATAAACACTGGTATTAATAACTTTGATAAAAGCTCAAAGTATGATCTGTTCAAAATACCGCCAATGACACTTTATGGTTCTTCCTTGATACTGAAGAATGGTTTATCTGGCCACCTGCTTGACTCCAGTGATAAAAACTCTGGTAATTATTTGCTCAAGAACTTCaaatatttcatattttccAAGGATACTGCTGGACATTTAATCAGCAAGGTCCCAGAATTGAAGGACGAGATTCTCCCAAATACCATCCAGAGCCGAGAagatttaacaaattttgtaaataatttaaattacaaatagtatataatatatattgtacTATGTATAAgaatacaaattaatatattaaaattctttagTGAATATACTTTTGTATC
Coding sequences:
- a CDS encoding uncharacterized protein (Tap579b07.q1c.cand.14 - score = 49.32;~SMART AAA (SM00382) at aa 547-696, E()=1.64e-03), with the protein product MSISGLNIYSNISTDHWILDNYSNETQDKHYYESLPNLENYFHYYWTVNDSNKLKPKSKTKNFTDKLSESLSEDLIRVAVSLVSFIDDSSSSSFSTGFSYEFKILKNSIFKIIRDSMFLSFYNIQNDSKLLPHRCFTIYCNKDLNFYEFVYRLLKNTFYNTLNGKKEYVSDELSCIYTLDLSYYGGTFGPNFCYTNRCYLGTCCCRSCSKVIDCLDKNHKDPISSENLVKLLTNEQNSLAKFFIHNRKCSTLEYELLKITFNSLVLKDKIKEKFNLLLNDRNSSLKPIFTYCFVLIKNFEALFNCTLDTDKNTVNFASLALDLLSEYSEIWDTLDLPLLSFAFLKPCGPSFGKFNSSDFCSDYHVTDESFLQSYSYSPMEILANRFSNLATISDGLFDENSKLLYLQESVKKYSKGDPKEVSNDQFSREMIKIIRGYTLDELKVLNRMAYCESLKDKCTNFGENYQKYLEKATCLRQITDFSSTLGIYPELTKFSNTHNLCPLKKVNGQIICRTGLESLVLTEKTINELNSFFSEEICHFSKGNKRPSIGLVIKGDSGVGKTSLVHCMAQEMNSLLFFFNILSFLRPEVGLSEKILHSFLSKIWTHFSGSKQGPRRDLVKCVILLEGLEALKGEEGYLKRLISFICRELDEFKLRSTFALDYSVLFVTTCQEHSDLPSELLQEGRFSERLELATPEMDENLVRKCFELFLNLRCDIHEQMDKLIQHIKKKNYLPLLTPLKIAEISRRAALQASTDIMSRYKNSGDMEDFEKNLISLETIIAALDSTLS
- a CDS encoding phosphoinositide binding protein (SEC14 homologue), putative (Tap579b07.q1c.C.cand.141 - score = 26.10;~SMART SEC14 (SM00516) at aa 132-287, E()=3.80e-07), which gives rise to MESNSRHSILYGNIEIPTSHVNLYALDETVLLYEPTPDEIVNGENRNIFNNVPISDQEESIVEDFMKFIANDYALKNGSNKEEDLDWLYSMEPELLRFLYSSKFDFKKTLEHLLMNYKFRKSNMLPATLMDIEEELNQGCLYWFGRDKRCRPTLVADVFKLQHLSMEKLVKVVVFCFEFFLRYLHVGGKCENYNVLIDCDNKGFVQLPVQMIIQLTEIMNSKYRGRLNSIFLINSPNLINMIMKSLKGVLPDRILKKIIVLRENSSETLLSLYNPNQLQKRFGGSLPDLTKDYYPFQFFPDPINTGINNFDKSSKYDLFKIPPMTLYGSSLILKNGLSGHLLDSSDKNSGNYLLKNFKYFIFSKDTAGHLISKVPELKDEILPNTIQSREDLTNFVNNLNYK